A region of Streptomyces sp. NBC_01267 DNA encodes the following proteins:
- a CDS encoding FtsK/SpoIIIE domain-containing protein gives MQIRLTVLAPRSGRSASGTRSCDVLVTAPAGAALATVASGLATAVAGPEGPGSNAVVLYAGGQRLDLQRCPLGEPPLVDGAVLSLQVPGADDAGDPSATQLHVVAGPDAGGVHLLHGGQIRIGRSGEADVPLDDPDVSRLHCAVTVAEDGRVTVADLGSTNGTTLDGSGVGDRPVRMTPGSLLRVGESALRITPGNSSGTGSGPLSAVPDGEGHLRVARDGADGGRSTGSGPGGGRTGSGPGGARPGPAPAHDSAARGSHGSVPAQATGHGTGTAYGLGSPGGHPGHDGPGEGYIPVQGGASGARPSSRRVSAAGSVPVRDPYSNLYDEAAAAYAQDAGFAARGRQGTPPRGTRLPEQDRTGRPSDEAAGEGGGDAEAARRRGGIGAWARRLAGGRPDAAHEGMAAPAAGPSRAAADSSAGVPGADTWPDPASLLLTALGPGPRLWERAPGHREELVVRLGTADRATPDGTGVVPAVPVTVSLREAGSLGLAGPRARLAGLARSAVAQLAALHSPADLEIVLISTDRARPLEARRADWGWLGWLPHVRPTHGQDCRLLLAYDRDQATARTAELVRRLDDGPLGTGWASAEAGAVSAAADRYEGPHTVVIVDGDPGSAALRETTARLASAGAACGVHVLCLAETPPASPASPLETTYEMACAASLAFRECGAAALLSGDVATALRLLRTARGVHPAYGREGRPADHGTFAVVDAVSAAWAERFGRALAPLRADASASASPARLAAELPPTARLLDELGLARATPASLMARWASDAEATAVLGAGPRGPVTVDLATEGPHLLIEGPTGSGRTELLRAAAASLAAAARPDRLGLILVDGAGGDRGDGLRACTELPHTSTYLVASDPVRMRDFAQALGAELKRRAGLLGQGDFTEWQRSHEGAARVVGQRPPSPAEQRGDLESPASGTLRLRPAGARTAAAVPGPTPLPRLVVVVDDFDALVAPALGSPGRPAAGSVVRALEAVARDGERLGVHLIAASARPDRTADTDLARISRLRVVLDPPPLSPAPDAPSPGRGRLGRPDSGVTPFQGGRVTGRIPRTATLRPTVVPLEWERMGDPPARRPVRELGNGPTDLALLASALDRAARSVDAVSVPSLNV, from the coding sequence ATGCAGATCCGGCTGACCGTCCTCGCGCCGCGCAGCGGCCGATCCGCGTCCGGGACGCGCTCCTGCGACGTGCTCGTCACCGCCCCCGCCGGGGCGGCGCTGGCCACTGTCGCCTCCGGCCTGGCCACGGCCGTGGCAGGCCCGGAAGGGCCCGGCTCCAACGCCGTGGTGCTGTACGCGGGCGGGCAGCGCCTGGACCTGCAGCGCTGCCCGCTGGGCGAGCCGCCGCTGGTGGACGGGGCGGTGCTCTCGCTCCAGGTCCCCGGCGCCGACGACGCGGGCGACCCGTCCGCCACCCAGCTCCATGTGGTCGCGGGGCCCGACGCGGGCGGTGTCCATCTGCTGCACGGCGGGCAGATCAGGATCGGCCGCTCCGGCGAGGCGGACGTCCCGCTGGACGACCCGGACGTCTCGCGGCTGCACTGCGCGGTGACGGTCGCGGAGGACGGCCGGGTGACGGTCGCCGATCTGGGCTCGACGAACGGCACGACCCTGGACGGCTCGGGCGTGGGTGACCGCCCGGTCCGTATGACACCCGGGTCCCTGCTCCGGGTCGGCGAATCGGCGCTGCGGATCACTCCTGGGAACAGCAGCGGCACGGGCAGCGGCCCGCTGTCGGCGGTGCCGGACGGCGAAGGTCACCTGCGGGTGGCCCGTGACGGCGCGGACGGCGGGCGCAGTACCGGAAGCGGTCCGGGCGGCGGGCGTACCGGAAGCGGGCCGGGCGGCGCCCGGCCCGGACCGGCACCGGCCCACGACAGCGCGGCCCGGGGTTCCCACGGCTCCGTACCCGCCCAGGCCACCGGTCACGGCACCGGCACCGCGTACGGGCTCGGAAGCCCCGGCGGTCACCCCGGGCACGACGGACCCGGCGAGGGGTACATACCGGTGCAGGGCGGCGCCTCCGGCGCACGGCCCAGCTCCCGGCGGGTCAGCGCGGCCGGTTCCGTACCGGTCCGCGACCCGTACAGCAATCTCTACGACGAAGCGGCGGCGGCCTACGCCCAGGACGCGGGCTTCGCCGCCCGTGGCCGCCAGGGCACCCCGCCGCGCGGCACGCGGCTGCCCGAGCAGGACCGGACCGGCCGTCCCTCCGACGAGGCCGCCGGTGAGGGAGGCGGCGACGCCGAGGCCGCGCGCAGGCGCGGCGGGATAGGGGCCTGGGCGAGACGTCTGGCGGGCGGACGGCCCGACGCGGCGCACGAGGGCATGGCGGCCCCGGCGGCCGGGCCGTCCCGCGCCGCCGCGGACTCCTCGGCCGGGGTGCCCGGTGCGGACACCTGGCCCGACCCGGCCTCGCTGCTGCTGACCGCGCTCGGCCCCGGGCCCCGTCTCTGGGAGCGCGCCCCCGGCCACCGCGAAGAGCTCGTCGTCCGGCTCGGCACCGCCGACCGGGCCACGCCCGACGGCACGGGTGTGGTGCCCGCCGTGCCGGTGACCGTCTCGCTGCGCGAGGCGGGTTCGCTGGGGCTCGCGGGTCCCCGCGCCCGGCTGGCCGGACTGGCCCGCTCGGCCGTGGCCCAGCTCGCCGCGCTGCACTCCCCCGCCGACCTGGAGATCGTGCTGATCAGCACGGACCGGGCGCGCCCGCTCGAAGCGCGCCGGGCCGACTGGGGCTGGCTCGGCTGGCTGCCGCACGTGCGGCCCACGCACGGCCAGGACTGCCGGCTGCTGCTGGCGTACGACCGGGACCAGGCCACGGCCCGCACCGCCGAACTGGTGCGCAGGCTGGACGACGGCCCGCTGGGCACCGGCTGGGCGTCCGCCGAGGCGGGGGCCGTGTCGGCCGCCGCCGACCGGTACGAAGGACCGCACACCGTGGTGATCGTCGACGGCGACCCCGGCTCCGCCGCCCTGCGGGAGACCACCGCACGGCTGGCCTCGGCGGGCGCCGCCTGCGGGGTCCATGTGCTCTGCCTGGCCGAGACCCCGCCGGCCTCCCCCGCCTCCCCGCTCGAAACGACCTACGAGATGGCCTGCGCGGCCTCGCTCGCGTTCCGTGAGTGCGGGGCGGCGGCCCTGCTGAGCGGCGATGTGGCGACCGCGCTGCGGCTGCTGCGTACGGCGCGCGGCGTCCACCCGGCGTACGGCAGGGAGGGCCGCCCCGCGGACCACGGCACGTTCGCCGTGGTCGACGCGGTCTCGGCGGCCTGGGCCGAGCGGTTCGGCCGGGCACTTGCTCCGCTGCGCGCGGACGCCAGCGCCTCCGCCAGCCCGGCCCGCCTGGCCGCCGAACTGCCCCCGACGGCACGGTTGTTGGACGAGCTGGGCCTGGCCCGCGCCACCCCGGCTTCGCTGATGGCCCGGTGGGCGTCGGACGCGGAGGCGACCGCGGTGCTCGGCGCGGGACCGCGCGGCCCGGTCACCGTCGATCTGGCCACCGAGGGCCCGCACCTGCTGATAGAAGGGCCGACCGGCAGCGGCCGGACGGAGCTGCTGCGGGCCGCCGCCGCCTCGCTGGCCGCCGCGGCCCGCCCCGACCGGCTCGGGCTGATCCTGGTCGACGGCGCGGGCGGTGACCGCGGTGACGGCCTCCGGGCCTGTACGGAGCTGCCGCACACCTCGACCTATCTGGTGGCGTCGGACCCGGTCAGGATGCGGGACTTCGCCCAGGCCCTCGGCGCCGAACTGAAGCGCCGCGCCGGGCTGTTGGGACAGGGCGACTTCACCGAGTGGCAGCGCAGCCACGAGGGCGCGGCCCGGGTGGTCGGGCAACGGCCCCCCAGCCCCGCCGAGCAGCGCGGCGACCTCGAATCGCCCGCCAGCGGCACCCTGCGGCTGCGCCCGGCCGGGGCCCGTACCGCCGCCGCGGTCCCCGGACCCACCCCGCTGCCCCGGCTGGTCGTGGTCGTCGACGACTTCGACGCGCTGGTGGCACCGGCGCTGGGCAGCCCGGGGCGCCCCGCCGCGGGCTCGGTGGTCCGGGCCCTGGAGGCGGTGGCCAGGGACGGTGAGCGCCTCGGCGTCCACCTGATCGCCGCGTCGGCCCGCCCGGACCGTACGGCCGACACGGACCTGGCGCGGATCAGCCGGCTGCGGGTGGTCCTCGATCCCCCGCCGCTCTCCCCCGCCCCGGACGCGCCGTCGCCGGGGAGGGGC